The DNA segment TTCATGATGACAAATTGAAAATTGACAAGTGAAAATTGATGTAGCTAATAAATTACTCTATCAACTTTCAACTCACATTAAATAATTTATTCGATAGCCTCTAAAACCCGGCTTACAACACCGTCCATTGCGCTACTCTTAATCCACCGGGCTACAATAACCAAGTCATTTTCCTGATCTACATATACCATATTGGTGCCGGCGCCAAGGTGATAAAAAGAAGAAGTTGGTGCGCTGGGAAGCCGGTCTTTATTCACATTCAAAAACCAGTTCATGAAGCCATAATTGGTATTGGCTTCGGTAGGGGTTTGAGCCATCTTGTTCCACTCTTCAGAAATAATCTGTTCACCGTTCCAGTTTCCGTTGTGAAGAGTAAGCAACCCAAACCGAGCTTGATCTCGGGCACTGATAAACATGCCTCCGCCCCAGTGACCGCCACCGCTTACAGCCTGCATTTGCTGTCCGTCAATAACCACCCATGAGTTCTCATAACCCATCCAGCGCCAGGTTGGGGAAACACCGATTTTGTCCATTACATGCTCGCGTAGCACTTTTGGAAGAGGTTCCCGAAGAACATTCATTGCGGCTAACGCCAGCAAGTTTACGCGGGTGTCGTTGTATTCCCACTCGGTACCGGGCTCAAATCGATCACGATCAATCCAGTCGGCACGGTCGCCAGAAGGTCGGTCAGCCCAATCAGGTTTTCCCCAAAGACTTCCTTCCCAGTCTGATGTTTGGCGAAGCAGATGATTCCAGGTAATCTTCGAATTATGATCACCCTTGAAAGGCTGCATCACTTTTGCTTCTCCAATCTCATCGGCTTTGTTATCATTTTCATCAAATTCCATTACCATAATAGGAGCCATGTAAGAATCTACTTTATCATTCACATCCCGGATGAGTCCCTGATCATAGGCAATACCAACAGTGGTTGTGAGAAAACTCTTGGTCACACTGTGGGTCATGTCAACCCGAAAAGGCTCACCCCACTCAGCAATTATATATCCGTCTTTGATGATGATTCCGGTTTGCTCTCCGCGGTCTTTAAATGGGCCAATGCCATCCCCAAAAGGTTCTCGGCCAAAAGTTTGATAATGGTTGAGCTCCATGCTTCGCGGGTTATCTGTTTCTTCAGCTTGGGCAAACTGAATGGCTTCCTGAATCTTATCTGCATTCAGCCCGACTTCCTCCGGTGACTTCTTTTCCCAATCCCCCCAGCTTCCTGGAAAGTAAGATTGCGCTTGAGCTGTGAGGGTGAACGTTAGGGCAAATAAAAGTAAAAACGATCGTTTTAGCATTATGCTGGTATTCATGTTTGATAGAAATAAGAGTTAATCAAGGTCTTGTACAAAGATAATAGCATTATGAGCTGGAGAATAGAACCCAAACTCGTGGGTTCCCCAAGGGGTGTTGTCTCTTCGATTAATAGCAAAGCCGAGTTCTTTAAATTCGGATTCCAGAATATCTAAATCCGATACCCAGATTTTAATCTGTTGCGCGGCATTTTTAGAAGGCATGTCTTTTTCGAACTGAAATTGAATATGAATACTCTGCCCATCCCGATGTAGAACGGCATAGTCTAACTTATCTGTGTAGCGCAGGGAATCATATATATTCTTGAATCCCAGCTTCTCAAAAAATTCGATTTCGGCTGTCAGATCATTGGCCGGCAAAACAGGTGAAATGTTTTGAAAGTTGTTCATAGGTCAATCTCCATTCCTTCCCGGGCAACATTAAAACCAAGGGCTTCAACTTCCTTGCGTTCGGGGCTGTCCAGGATTAGCGGATTAGTATGGTTGAAGTGAATAAAAGTGACTTTAGCTTTTTCTGAATCGGAAAGGTCTTTAAAAAGCTCGATGCTTTCCTCCACATAAGGATGCGGAATATCACTCATGTTTCGGCCGGGAAGTTCGTCTGAATCATAAAATGTAGCGTCCAGCAGAGCCAGGTCAACTTTTGCAATTTCTTCAATGATATCTCTTTCCCAGACATGCCATTTATTAATGTCAGGAATGAAGAGTACTTTTTTGTTGGGAGATTCAATACGATAACCCACTGTTTCAGAGAACTCATCCCGATGAGGAACCAAAAAAGGAGTTACACTAAGATTTGGAGAAAGCTGAATGGTATTATTATCACTCATCTCACTGATGGCAATGTTATCAAGACTAACAAGCTGACTCCACGGCCCGTTGGATTCCAGATAGGATTTCATTCTGGGCATGGCATAAACCGGGACTTCAGAAGCCCCCATTGACTCATGACCAACATACATCAATCCGGTATAATGACCGATATGCGCATGAGTTAGAAAGATGCCGGAGAGGTCATCATATCCCGATGCTTTTTTAAGGTGATGAAGTTGTTCCGGAAAATCAGGAGTAGCTTCGAACAGCCAGTTTTGGCCGGTTTCCAAATCACTTAACCCTAAGCTGACCACATGCCGTTTTTCTACTTTGTCATCCCAAACCAACTGGCAGTTTTCCTTCTCACAGCCGGCTTGAGGGAATCCTGCATCCTGGGCAATGCCTAGTATGGTTATGAACTGATCAGAGCGCTCAGAGGTAAGGGGTGAAGGCGGTTTTTCACAAGCAGCAAATAATATGGCGGCAATTAAAAGAAGTCGTGTCATGATTGAAAGAAGTAAAAAGACAGATGAATTCAAAGCTGTGATAATGCTGAAAGTTTTAAAAAAAAATTACTACACTCAGAGCACGTTTTATTACCTAACCCCATTTTCATGTTGCTTACAATTTTAGTTCTGATTTCTGCCTTTATCCTAAACCTGCTTTTACCCTGGTGGGGCATTGTAATTCCGGGCTTGGTTTTTGGGTACTACTTCAATGAAAAAGGACTGACTTCCTTTGGGTTAGGGTTTTTAGCTCTCTTTCTGCTTTGGGGCGGACAAGCACTCTACATCCATATAGCAAATGATGGAATTCTCTCTACCCGAATTGCAGAAATGCTGCAGGTTGGCTCGCCGCTTTTGGTAGTATTGATTACTGGTGTTTTGGGTGGACTGCTAAGCGGATTAGCTACACTGACGGGCTCCCTCATAAAAGAAACACCTCGGAAATTTGGATCCTAGAAAGATGCCGATAATCATTTTGGCAATGGGTTTTGGGTTTCGTTTCTTTGCGTGATGGCGGATAAAGCACCCAAACATATTTTACCGATCATTGTGTTGGCTCAGTTTACCGGAACCTCGCTATGGTTTGCCGGAAATGCCGTTGTGAGCGACATTATTCTCGAGCTAGATCTTCTGGAGATGTTTATTGGCTATATCACTATGGCCGTACAGGCGGGCTTTATTGTTGGAACGTTGATATTTGCCTTCCTGAATGTTGCGGATCGCTTTTCTCCGGTTAAAGTATTTTTGTGGTGCGCCGTTGGAGGCTCTTTGGCCAATCTTATGACGATTTGGAGCGGCAGCTTTACGGAAGTGATGATTGCTCGTTTTGCTACAGGAATTTTTCTGGCCGGGATCTATCCTGTAGGAATGAAGATAGCTGCGGACTGGCATAAGGAAGGGTTAGGAAAAGCCCTTGGTTATCTTGTTGGGGCCTTGGTTGTAGGGACAGCCTTCCCACACTTACTAAAGTTTTTGGGAGGGGATTTACCCTGGCGCTTTGTATTAGTCAGTACTTCCATACTGGCTACAGCCGGAGGGGTTTTACTTTATGCCACCGTTGATGATGGTCCTTACCGCAAGCCTTCCGCCGGATTCAAGTTCAAGGTTAATGCGATTTCAAACCTCTTTAAGAATAAGAACTTCAGATCGGCGGCCTTTGGCTATTTTGGACATATGTGGGAGCTCTATACCTTTTGGGCCTTCGTTCCGGTGATGTTAGCCTGGTATGTACATTCAAATAGTCAGATAGAAATATCAGTTTCTTTCTGGAGTTTCGTCATAATCGGGATCGGAGGAATTAGCTGCGTTATTGGCGGATACTGGTCTATCAAGAAAAGCAGTAAATGGGTCTCAAAAATTTCTTTGGCCGTTTCAGGATTATGCTGCCTTTTAATCCCCTTTGGATTCAATATTCCCTTAGCTCTATTCCTGCTATTACTTCTTATTTGGGGAATTTTTGTTATTCCTGACAGCCCTCAGTTTTCAACAATGGTTGCGCAGTCATCGGAATCCTCTTATGTGGCAACAGGACTTACCATTGTAAATAGCCTGGGTTTTGCGATAACCATTGTTAGTATTCAGTTGGTGAACTGGATTTGGGCAGACTCCGAAAGCGTATTTGTGTTTTGGGTGATGGCATTAGGGCCTTTGGTAGGCTTTTGGGCAATAAATAGGTATAAAGCTGAAGTTTAAGTTTTAATACTTATAGCTCTTTCATTCTTTTAATAAAGTTTGGAGCGCCTTCTAACAAGATTAGGGTAGGTTTTTAATCAGTTTTAAAGGGGTGCAGTTACACTCATAAAACCTGAATACGAACCCCTAATGCGATCATAGTCTTGGTTTGCAGAACATTTCCATAATCGTCATCATAAAGCAGATCTACATCCAAAGTGGCTTCAAAATAGTCGTTAATCTTCCCGGAAAAGCTGTTGTACATGAACATATCCGTACTTTTAATAGGTAATAACAAGTTCGAGAAGGCATTAAACTCAGACTCCAGCCTGATACCTGATAAGATTTCTTTGTCAAACTCATAAGAAAAGGTGATCCCTCCCTCACCACGCACATCCTCATCTTCCCCCAGCCCATAGAATCGATCCAGGCCGTCGCTTTCAACTACCGTTTGCTTAAGACCCACACCCAGATAGGTGCTAAAGTAATCAGCCGGTTTATAGGATAGTCCAATATTCTCAATGTAATATCCTGGGGACAAGAAGGCTGAAGTACGCTCATTGGTTACAGGATCAAAACCCTCTGCAAACTGGGTTCGAAAAGCTAATTCTAAAAATGCACTGAAGGTTTCTCCCTTCAGTTTATACTCAGTGCGGTTACTTAGCCGGATGAGGTCTTCGATCTTCTCTAGCTCGCCTTCTTTTAACCTGCTTTGTCCGAATCGCATACGGACACGAAAAATGTTGGTATATGTAAGCCCATCGAAATTTAGCTCAAAAAGTGTTCTGGCTGTAAATGCAAAGGCATTATTTCCGCCATAGCTCCAGTCTTTGTAATTATATTGATTTGCTTGTAGTCCAATCACCCATGAACGGGTCCAGGACTTTTGATCCGTTGAATCCGCCTCGGCCTGCTGAGCTATCAATGGGTGGAAGGCCCCAGCGCAGAGTAATAGAAGGAAAACAAGGGAAAAACGGCAGGAGGTAAGAGAATTCATAGCACAGCTGTATTATTGGAATAATAGATTCCAGAGAATAATATAATCTGGGCACATAAAAACTTTAATTTTCTCCTCCTTGCACTAGCCTTTGGATCTGAGCTAATCTATTAAGTCGGCTCTCATTTCATGTAGTTACAGTGTACTCTTACAATTATTCTTGAAAGAAGGTTTGTCTCAACTGAAAACACCCTTTAGTTGAAGACTTTGAGACCTTTGGTGGGCTTTTGGGCAATAAATAAGTATAAGGAAGAGCAATAGATCACTGTCTAGAACTAAATATGTCACTTAGTTCAAAGAGGTGTTTATTTTTTTGCCGCTCAATCCAAATAATGG comes from the Balneola sp. genome and includes:
- a CDS encoding pyrroloquinoline quinone biosynthesis protein PqqB, encoding MTRLLLIAAILFAACEKPPSPLTSERSDQFITILGIAQDAGFPQAGCEKENCQLVWDDKVEKRHVVSLGLSDLETGQNWLFEATPDFPEQLHHLKKASGYDDLSGIFLTHAHIGHYTGLMYVGHESMGASEVPVYAMPRMKSYLESNGPWSQLVSLDNIAISEMSDNNTIQLSPNLSVTPFLVPHRDEFSETVGYRIESPNKKVLFIPDINKWHVWERDIIEEIAKVDLALLDATFYDSDELPGRNMSDIPHPYVEESIELFKDLSDSEKAKVTFIHFNHTNPLILDSPERKEVEALGFNVAREGMEIDL
- a CDS encoding serine hydrolase, which produces MLKRSFLLLFALTFTLTAQAQSYFPGSWGDWEKKSPEEVGLNADKIQEAIQFAQAEETDNPRSMELNHYQTFGREPFGDGIGPFKDRGEQTGIIIKDGYIIAEWGEPFRVDMTHSVTKSFLTTTVGIAYDQGLIRDVNDKVDSYMAPIMVMEFDENDNKADEIGEAKVMQPFKGDHNSKITWNHLLRQTSDWEGSLWGKPDWADRPSGDRADWIDRDRFEPGTEWEYNDTRVNLLALAAMNVLREPLPKVLREHVMDKIGVSPTWRWMGYENSWVVIDGQQMQAVSGGGHWGGGMFISARDQARFGLLTLHNGNWNGEQIISEEWNKMAQTPTEANTNYGFMNWFLNVNKDRLPSAPTSSFYHLGAGTNMVYVDQENDLVIVARWIKSSAMDGVVSRVLEAIE
- a CDS encoding MFS transporter — its product is MADKAPKHILPIIVLAQFTGTSLWFAGNAVVSDIILELDLLEMFIGYITMAVQAGFIVGTLIFAFLNVADRFSPVKVFLWCAVGGSLANLMTIWSGSFTEVMIARFATGIFLAGIYPVGMKIAADWHKEGLGKALGYLVGALVVGTAFPHLLKFLGGDLPWRFVLVSTSILATAGGVLLYATVDDGPYRKPSAGFKFKVNAISNLFKNKNFRSAAFGYFGHMWELYTFWAFVPVMLAWYVHSNSQIEISVSFWSFVIIGIGGISCVIGGYWSIKKSSKWVSKISLAVSGLCCLLIPFGFNIPLALFLLLLLIWGIFVIPDSPQFSTMVAQSSESSYVATGLTIVNSLGFAITIVSIQLVNWIWADSESVFVFWVMALGPLVGFWAINRYKAEV